Proteins encoded within one genomic window of Oryza brachyantha chromosome 7, ObraRS2, whole genome shotgun sequence:
- the LOC102703417 gene encoding cysteine-tryptophan domain-containing zinc finger protein 7, with amino-acid sequence MLSVRRRQEDARGVGLRGGAAGGGMEDDAELEEGEAYGDDTAFVDPDVALSYIDEKIQDVLGHFQKDFEGAVSAENLGSKFGGYGSFLPTYQRSPLLQTRSPPKAANISSRSPCHQPAESMSQNTLAVAVPSVSKPNGSVVLLSDDSSKKEVQQSTKVERASSTHDSLNGPTKSSDHNRFKVRIKVGSDNGVARNNAAIYSGLGLDISSPSSVEDSPDGCGGLSPEFNNVPTESPRTILQIMTCFSVPGGFLLSPLQGNLLQLTQKVVPTSKKWETSVNIGNVHEGHAAKRVKSDSKKKKAVDTKRSKSRNDISAVMKNEIDIETPAGQKIVSEALNISLLSNPTTMEAKDGSQFEEYHIRNNLVGNKDARLKERTINSDLMAIKPENVKAEAAECLENSGLGSSEMDISASKGETKLKAEKEEAHVEDRNTTSEKDFQLDRKQERKIKTESKCSTTGVNFEGNKVMNEKTPAVGRSTGKVSSKETLVNDINGENVSKSEVRRIQKEQNMNASSSSDFLEDDRGVLSSAAVKEWKNDSQSKSSHAGKKPKAKSHRDVRESLPEGSYGGKDHDTLENGSGLGELRPKEKIWKNDSERDSDMPGTSKREISSSLKNDRHPPTEEQKIHVPPSASAPTANAAPTLPAPVVIDEHWVCCDICQKWRLLPYEMNPALLPKKWKCSMQQWLPGMNRCEVSEDETTNALNALYVIPAPGNGVAAAGHPHVASSGLTTSNTLSLNGHVEQSRKRKNALNDGNGSFEGSQLTQASVHPLSNQHAPTRSKNTADNSQFPAERDSKSVDHFIEKKRSKSKNHGSSSDGGHLGERSRKHSKVKSRREMDHDEYRTSKKLKKEERRHCGIDSTPACDLASGDVPDEAKALPAKSMALQGSSERSDVPSSKYKSVSKYSSSEKSKRAKDGDVFLPEDKNKEHFCPSDVQKSDLSSKKRIVKEWEESQHNSTAQVRVSIVNQSSSAKETFKDQNLKETKSKLTKSEEPFAMADSKSIKFAHSNQTSTYNGGNLTHELFEDSTRFAVKRGMSELPENRSCEQSLDLAEPASNDLAYFQTAAVTSNSSKASGSQRRKQNFQVAKTSIESVSSSPPGISNNDKVSHNKILGKDGSMCANTNNTPSSVKYPNAEVIVDNVHQAKKSHESMLASEPVMNDFLQGNSDKDNDLSQLTQGHASNGIISGRSLDDDLQHASGRKDSSLKGSNSGRGHNHLHSANKNNLLTDGSSIQNKMTNLDTKSDSVVHENKRSVSSLQDRNESTHYPPDGNPQSEVSLGKEKSHPKGNKHDQNSKAQMLPSPLKESKVESHSAPVRSNASKPTAQLRRASVENGGQHGITKQAISNPADTSSPVRKDNNSTGYALKEARDLKHKANRLKEEGKEQESTRLYFESALKYLHVASTLEPPPSIDGFKQCDAAQNLYSDTAKLCNFVGHAYEKSRKMAAAALAYKCVEVAYLKAAYYKYPTASKDRQMLQAIVQAPPGESPSSSASDIDNLNNNGLSKGPSNKDANSPQVTGNNLLLAARNQSHLMRLLAYTNDVNCAFDATRKSQMAIAAAAGNQDNGIDGLSSVKTVLDFNFQSVNDLLRLVRLSMESISC; translated from the exons ATGCTGTCGGTGAGGAGGCGGCAGGAGGATGCGCGCGGCGTAGGGCTCCGGGGCGGAGCCGCGGGGGGCGGCATGGAGGACGACGCCGAGctggaggagggggaggcctACGGCGACGACACCGCCTTCGTCGACCCCGACGTCGCGCTCTCTTACATT gatgAAAAAATCCAAGATGTACTGGGCCATTTTCAGAAGGACTTTGAAGGAGCTGTATCTGCAGAAAATCTAG GATCGAAATTTGGTGGATATGGTTCATTTTTGCCTACTTACCAGCGTTCTCCTCTGCTCCAAACTAGAAGTCCACCTAAGGCGGCAAACATTAGCTCAAGATCTCCTTGTCACCAGCCTGCTGAG AGCATGTCCCAGAACACTTTGGCTGTGGCAGTTCCATCTGTTTCAAAACCTAATGGTTCCGTGGTGCTACTTTCTGACGATTCAAGTAAAAAGGAAGTACAACAAAGCACAAAAGTTGAAAGAGCCTCTAGCACCCATGATTCGTTGAATGGGCCAACTAAGTCTAGTGACCACAATAGATTTAAAGTCCGGATCAAAGTTGGTTCGgacaatggcgtggcaagaaACAATGCAGCTATttacagtggtttgggtcttgATATTTCTTCACCTTCATCCGTAGAGGATAGCCCTGATGGCTGTGGGGGCCTCTCCCCAGAATTCAACAATGTGCCAACTGAATCTCCCCGTACCATTCTTCAG ATCATGACATGCTTTTCAGTCCCTGGAGGGTTTTTGCTATCCCCTCTGCAAGGTAATCTTCTTCAACTGACACAAAAGGTTGTGCCTACATCAAAGAAATGGGAAACAAGTGTAAACATAGGAAATGTACATGAAGGGCATGCAGCTAAAAGGGTGAAATCTGAttctaagaaaaagaaagctgTAGATACAAAGAGGTCAAAAAGCAGAAATGATATCAGTGCAGTTATGAAAAACGAGATTGATATAGAAACACCTGCTGGTCAAAAGATCGTATCGGAAGCTCTCAACATATCATTGCTGTCTAATCCCACAACCATGGAGGCAAAGGATGGGAGCCAGTTTGAAGAGTATCATATCCGAAACAACCTGGTGGGAAATAAAGATGCTCGATTGAAAGAACGGACCATCAACAGCGACTTGATGGCAATCAAACCTGAAAATGTCAAAGCCGAGGCAGCAGAATGTTTAGAAAACAGTGGCCTTGGCAGTTCAGAAATGGACATTTCAGCATCCAAGGGGGAAACGAAACTCAAGGCAGAAAAGGAAGAGGCGCATGTAGAAGACAGGAACACTACCAGTGAAAAAGACTTCCAATTGGATAggaaacaagaaagaaaaataaaaacagagaGTAAATGCAGTACCACTGGAGTTAACTTTGAAGGTAACAAGgttatgaatgaaaaaacaccTGCTGTTGGCAGGAGCACAGGAAAGGTTTCTAGTAAAGAAACTTTAGTTAACGATATTAATGGAGAAAATGTCTCCAAAAGTGAAGTCAGAAGAATTCAGAAAGAGCAAAACATGAATGCTTCATCATCTTCTGATTTCCTGGAAGACGACAGGGGTGTCCTTTCTTCTGCTGCAGTTAAGGAGTGGAAAAATGATTCGCAATCCAAATCTAGCCATGCAGGAAAGAAACCCAAAGCAAAATCACATAGAGATGTTAGGGAGAGCTTGCCTGAAGGATCTTATGGAGGCAAGGATCATGATACATTGGAGAATGGAAGTGGCTTGGGAGAGTTACGACCAAAGGAGAAAATTTGGAAGAATGACAGTGAGAGGGATTCTGATATGCCTGGGACATCAAAGAGGGAAATTTCATCTAGTTTGAAGAATGATAGACACCCACCCACTGAGGAGCAGAAGATACATGTACCTCCATCTGCTAGTGCACCTACTGCAAACGCAGCTCCCACGCTTCCTGCCCCAGTCGTGATAGATGAACATTGGGTATGCTGTGACATATGCCAGAAATGGCGTCTCCTGCCGTATGAGATGAATCCTGCTCTGCTACCAAAGAAGTGGAAATGCAGCATGCAACAGTGGCT ACCAGGGATGAACAGATGTGAAGTTAGTGAGGATGAAACTACCAATGCCCTGAATGCACTATATGTCATTCCAGCCCCCGGCAATGGCGTTGCTGCGGCTGGACATCCtcatgttgcttcttcaggGTTAACAACATCAAACACTTTGAGTCTAAATGGACATGTTGAACAAAGTAGGAAAAGGAAGAATGCCCTGAATGATGGAAATGGCTCCTTTGAGGGTTCTCAGCTAACACAGGCTTCAGTTCATCCACTGAGCAACCAACACGCTCCTACTAGAAGTAAAAACACTGCTGATAATAGCCAATTTCCTGCCGAGAGAGATTCTAAATCAGTTGACCATTtcattgaaaagaaaaggtccAAGAGCAAGAATCATGGTAGCTCTTCTGATGGAG GGCATCTCGGGGAAAGATCCAGGAAGCATTCAAAAGTAAAAAGCAGGAGAGAGATGGATCATGATGAATACAGAACTTCTAAGAAGCTTAAAAAAGAGGAGCGGCGCCATTGTGGCATAGATTCTACCCCTGCATGTGATTTAGCTAGTGGAGACGTTCCTGATGAAGCCAAAGCTTTGCCTGCAAAATCAATGGCCTTACAGGGTTCGAGTGAACGGAGTGATGTTCCTTCATCAAAGTATAAAAGTGTTTCTAAGTATAGTTCTTCAGAAAAATCTAAGAGGGCTAAGGACGGGGATGTTTTTCTTCCTGAAGACAAGAACAAAGAACATTTTTGCCCCTCAGATGTACAAAAATCAGATTTGTCTAGTAAGAAGAGGATAGTGAAGGAATGGGAGGAGAGTCAGCACAATTCAACAGCTCAGGTGAGAGTGTCTATAGTAAACCAAAGTTCTTCTGCCAAAGAAACCTTCAAGGATCAGAATTTAAAGGAAACTAAGTCAAAGTTAACAAAATCCGAAGAACCATTTGCCATGGCAGAttcaaaatcaataaaatttgcacaTTCTAATCAAACTTCAACTTACAATGGGGGCAATCTAACTCATGAGCTATTTGAAGACAGCACACGTTTTGCTGTTAAAAGGGGTATGTCTGAACTACCAGAAAATCGGTCTTGTGAACAATCTCTGGATTTGGCTGAACCTGCCTCCAATGATTTAGCCTACTTTCAAACTGCAGCTGTAACTTCAAATTCTTCAAAGGCTTCAGGCTCACAGAGAAGGAAACAAAACTTTCAAGTTGCAAAAACTTCAATTGAGTCTGTATCTTCATCACCGCCTGGAATCTCTAACAATGACAAGGTCTCCCATAACAAAATATTGGGAAAGGACGGATCTATGTGTGCTAACACAAACAATACACCAAGCTCGGTGAAGTATCCAAATGCTGAAGTTATTGTAGATAATGTTCATCAGGCCAAGAAGTCACACGAGAGTATGCTTGCTAGCGAACCTGTTATGAATGATTTCTTGCAAGGGAACTCTGATAAAGATAATGATTTGTCTCAGTTAACTCAAGGCCATGCTTCCAATGGTATTATTTCAGGAAGGAGTTTGGATGATGATCTGCAGCATGCATCTGGGAGAAAAGATTCATCTTTGAAAGGCTCCAATTCAGGTAGAGGTCATAACCACTTGCATTCTGCGAACAAAAATAACTTGCTTACTGATGGCTCttcaatacaaaataaaatgacaaACTTGGACACTAAAAGCGATTCAGTGGTGCATGAAAACAAGAGAAGTGTTTCTTCTCTCCAAGACAGAAATGAATCAACCCATTACCCACCAGATGGAAATCCCCAGTCAGAGGTGTCACTTGGAAAAGAAAAGTCGCATCCCAAGGGCAACAAGCATGATCAAAATTCCAAAGCCCAAATGCTCCCCTCACCTCTGAAAGAAAGCAAAGTGGAATCCCACTCCGCTCCAGTAAGATCTAATGCATCAAAACCAACAGCACAGTTAAGGCGGGCCAGTGTTGAAAATGGAGGGCAACATGGCATTACAAAACAAGCAATTTCTAATCCTGCAGATACTTCCAGTCCAGTTAGGAAGGATAATAATTCAACTGGATATGCTCTTAAAGAAGCGCGGGATTTGAAACACAAGGCTAACCGTTTAAAG GAAGAAGGAAAAGAACAAGAAAGTACAAGACTTTACTTTGAATCAGCCTTAAAATATCTGCATGTTGCGTCAACATTGGAGCCTCCTCCAAGCATTGATGGCTTTAAACAATGTGATGCAGCTCAGAACTTGTATTCTGATACTGCAAAACTCTGCAA CTTTGTTGGTCATGCATATGAGAAGTCCAGGAAGATGGCAGCTGCTGCTTTAGCATATAAGTGTGTCGAAGTAGCCTATCTCAAGGCTGCGTACTATAAATATCCTACCGCAAGCAAGGATCGGCAGATGTTGCAGGCAATTGTACAGGCTCCACCAG GTGAATCGCCATCATCTTCTGCTTCTGACattgataatttaaataacAATGGATTATCGAAGGGCCCTTCAAACAAGGATGCTAATTCACCCCAAGTTACTGGGAACAATTTGTTACTAGCTGCTCGCAATCAATCACACTT